The Ensifer adhaerens genome contains a region encoding:
- a CDS encoding urease accessory protein UreF, with translation MAERVDTQALLRLVTWMSPAFPVGAFSYSSGLEQAVHDRLVSDAGELRNWLEAVISLGYGWNDALLLAESYRAVNDHARLAAAAELAEALAGGRERHMETMLQGQAFLAAARSWPHPVLDALPKSVAYPVAVGAVAGAHETGLEPALAAYLNASVSNAVSVAIRCGVTGQRDGVGIIAALEPVIAATAVKAAGVSLDDLGSATMTADISSLRHESLHSRLFRS, from the coding sequence ATGGCTGAGCGGGTCGATACGCAAGCGCTGCTTCGCCTCGTGACATGGATGTCGCCGGCCTTTCCCGTCGGCGCCTTTTCCTATTCCAGCGGGCTTGAGCAGGCGGTTCACGACCGTCTGGTGAGCGACGCCGGCGAGCTTCGCAACTGGCTGGAGGCGGTCATCTCTCTGGGCTACGGCTGGAACGATGCGCTGCTTCTGGCCGAGAGCTATCGCGCCGTGAACGACCATGCCCGGCTGGCTGCGGCGGCAGAGCTTGCCGAAGCCCTGGCGGGAGGCCGCGAGCGCCATATGGAAACGATGCTGCAGGGCCAGGCGTTTCTGGCAGCGGCGCGCTCGTGGCCGCATCCGGTTCTGGATGCGCTGCCTAAGAGTGTCGCCTATCCGGTCGCAGTCGGTGCCGTCGCCGGCGCTCATGAAACGGGCCTCGAGCCGGCGCTTGCCGCCTATCTCAACGCCTCGGTCTCGAACGCCGTCTCGGTGGCGATCCGTTGCGGCGTGACCGGCCAGCGCGATGGCGTCGGCATCATTGCAGCACTCGAACCGGTCATCGCGGCGACAGCCGTCAAGGCCGCCGGCGTCTCGCTCGACGACCTCGGCTCGGCCACGATGACAGCGGATATTTCGTCGCTCAGACACGAGAGCCTGCATTCGCGGCTCTTCCGTTCGTAA
- the ureE gene encoding urease accessory protein UreE, translated as MPYRSTEVLSPGPADIAPLHSVTLTHDARHLRRKLLHLENDDVVMLDLKEAVMLADGDLLVLEGGGHIRIAAAPEALYEIRPRDAMHLIELAWHLGNRHLPAQFEESRILIVRDPVIRQMLEGLGAAVNEVSLPFHPLRGAYHAGGHNHGHNHHHHG; from the coding sequence ATGCCCTATCGTTCGACAGAGGTTCTCTCGCCGGGGCCGGCCGATATTGCGCCGCTTCATAGCGTGACATTGACGCACGACGCGCGGCATCTGCGCCGCAAGTTGCTGCATCTCGAAAACGACGATGTGGTGATGCTGGATCTCAAGGAAGCGGTTATGCTTGCCGATGGCGACCTCCTGGTGCTCGAAGGCGGCGGCCATATCCGCATCGCTGCCGCGCCCGAGGCGCTCTACGAGATCCGCCCGCGCGACGCGATGCATCTGATCGAGCTTGCCTGGCATCTCGGCAATCGCCACCTGCCGGCACAGTTCGAAGAGAGCCGCATCCTGATTGTCCGCGATCCGGTGATCCGCCAGATGCTCGAAGGCCTGGGCGCGGCGGTGAACGAGGTTTCGCTGCCTTTCCATCCGCTGCGCGGCGCTTACCATGCCGGCGGCCACAACCATGGCCATAATCATCACCACCATGGCTGA
- a CDS encoding putative quinol monooxygenase, which yields MVYIIAYLTAHPGKGDEVVSLAAPLIEATRREAGCITYDLYRKPAEPDALVFVETWKDKAAVDAHFEEPHLKAFQAAMADLLVEARLELVTPEKVEVL from the coding sequence ATGGTTTACATTATCGCCTACCTGACCGCACACCCCGGCAAGGGGGATGAGGTAGTGTCGCTCGCAGCACCGCTGATCGAGGCCACCCGGCGCGAGGCCGGCTGCATCACCTATGATCTCTACCGCAAGCCGGCCGAGCCCGACGCGCTGGTTTTTGTCGAAACCTGGAAGGACAAGGCAGCCGTCGACGCGCATTTCGAGGAACCACATCTGAAGGCCTTTCAGGCGGCGATGGCCGACCTGCTCGTCGAGGCGCGCCTCGAGCTCGTGACGCCGGAAAAGGTCGAGGTTCTCTGA
- a CDS encoding peroxiredoxin: MLGRKVPAVTFRTRVRDEAVGGSNPFRWEDVSSDDYFAGKRVVLFSLPGAFTPTCSTFQLPDFEKLTADFRAEGVDEIYCISVNDAFVMNAWGKSQSLENVKLIPDGSGEFTRKMGMLVAKDNLGFGMRSWRYAAVVNNGVVEQWFEEEGYSDNCDSDPYGVSSPQNILETLKSQKLAA, translated from the coding sequence ATGCTTGGCAGAAAAGTACCCGCTGTAACGTTCCGCACCCGCGTTCGCGACGAGGCCGTTGGCGGCTCGAACCCGTTCCGCTGGGAGGACGTGTCCTCCGACGATTACTTCGCAGGCAAGCGCGTCGTGCTGTTCTCGCTGCCGGGCGCGTTTACGCCTACCTGCTCGACCTTCCAGCTGCCCGATTTCGAAAAGCTGACGGCCGATTTCCGCGCCGAGGGCGTTGACGAAATCTACTGCATCTCGGTCAACGACGCTTTCGTCATGAACGCCTGGGGCAAGTCCCAGAGCCTCGAAAACGTCAAGCTGATCCCGGACGGTTCGGGTGAGTTCACCCGCAAGATGGGCATGCTCGTCGCCAAGGACAATCTCGGCTTCGGCATGCGCTCCTGGCGCTACGCTGCCGTCGTCAACAACGGCGTTGTCGAGCAGTGGTTCGAGGAAGAGGGCTATTCCGACAACTGCGACAGCGACCCCTATGGCGTTTCCTCGCCGCAGAACATTCTGGAGACGCTGAAGTCCCAGAAGCTTGCCGCCTGA
- a CDS encoding TIGR02117 family protein, producing MKRGLKWAFFGLLAAILAIVAGTLLPLPLLPVSASAAGAGGTRILLLSGPIHTDIAIPLTDEIRARFGFVEAAGVPLAHPQAEWLIFGWGGRSFYLETPTWSELKPGPVFKALTVDRSVMHVDIAGRIVEPQAAVTGFELDEAGYDRLLGFIAESFTREAGAVVSIEGFSYNGNDRFFEAGGSFNALFGCNTWTARALREAGLRTGLWNPVPPSLGLSLRLHN from the coding sequence ATGAAGCGTGGCCTGAAATGGGCTTTCTTCGGCCTACTGGCGGCGATACTTGCCATCGTTGCCGGAACCTTGCTGCCGCTGCCGCTCCTGCCGGTTTCCGCCTCCGCTGCGGGAGCAGGGGGCACGCGCATCCTTCTGCTTTCCGGCCCGATCCACACGGACATCGCCATACCCCTGACGGACGAGATTCGAGCGCGGTTCGGCTTTGTCGAGGCGGCCGGCGTGCCGCTTGCGCATCCGCAGGCTGAATGGCTGATCTTTGGCTGGGGCGGGCGGTCCTTCTATCTGGAAACGCCGACCTGGTCTGAGCTGAAGCCCGGGCCCGTGTTCAAGGCGCTGACCGTCGACCGCTCGGTGATGCATGTGGATATCGCCGGTCGGATCGTCGAGCCGCAGGCTGCCGTCACCGGCTTCGAGCTGGACGAAGCGGGATACGATCGGCTGCTCGGCTTTATTGCCGAAAGCTTCACCCGCGAGGCCGGAGCTGTCGTTTCGATCGAGGGTTTTTCCTACAATGGCAACGACCGCTTCTTCGAGGCCGGAGGCAGCTTCAACGCGCTTTTCGGCTGCAACACATGGACGGCGCGCGCGTTGCGTGAGGCGGGCTTGCGAACGGGCCTGTGGAACCCGGTCCCGCCAAGCCTCGGGCTGTCGCTGCGGCTCCACAATTGA